A DNA window from Loxodonta africana isolate mLoxAfr1 chromosome 7, mLoxAfr1.hap2, whole genome shotgun sequence contains the following coding sequences:
- the LOC100660150 gene encoding olfactory receptor 51I2, with protein MGLFNVTHPASFLLTGVPGLESSHSWLAGPLCVMYAVALGGNTVILQAVRVEPSLHVPMYYFLSMLSFSDMAMSMCTLPTVLRTFCLNVRSIAFDACLIQMFLIHSFSMMESGILLAMSFDRYVAICNPLRYATVLTNDIITGMGFAVIARSFIILFPLPFLIKKLPFCRSNVLSHSYCLHPDVMKLACADITINSIYGFFVLVSTFGMDLLFIFLSYVLILRSVMAIASNEKRLKALNTCVSHMLAVLAFYVPMIGVSTVHRFGKHAPHYLHVLMSNVYLFVPPVLNPLIYSAKSKEIRRAIVRMFHHIKIRLSYLASESAVYCGHRL; from the coding sequence ATGGGATTGTTCAACGTCACACACCCTGCTTCCTTCCTCCTGACTGGCGTCCCTGGTCTGGAGAGCTCTCACTCCTGGCTGGCAGGGCCCCTCTGTGTGATGTATGCTGTGGCCCTTGGGGGCAACACAGTGATCCTGCAGGCTGTGCGAGTAGAGCCCAGCCTCCACGTGCCCATGTACTATTTTCTATCCATGTTGTCCTTTAGCGACATGGCCATGTCTATGTGTACACTGCCCACTGTACTGAGAACTTTCTGCCTCAATGTCCGCAGCATTGCCTTTGATGCTTGCCTAATCCAGATGTTTCTCATCCACTCCTTCTCCATGATGGAGTCAGGAATTCTCCTGGCCATGAGctttgaccgctatgtggccatttgtaatCCTTTGCGTTATGCCACTGTGCTCACTAATGATATTATTACTGGGATGGGTTTTGCTGTGATTGCCCGGAGCTTTATCATCCTCTTCCCTCTTCCCTTCCTAATCAAGAAGCTGCCCTTCTGCAGATCCAATGTTCTTTCCCACTCCTACTGCCTGCACCCAGACGTGATGAAGTTGGCCTGTGCTGACATCACCATCAACAGCATCTACGGGTTCTTTGTTCTTGTATCCACTTTTGGTATGGACCTGCTTTTTATCTTCCTGTCCTATGTGCTCATTCTGCGCTCTGTTATGGCCATTGCTTCCAATGAAAAACGTCTCAAAGCTCTCAACACATGCGTGTCACATATGTTGGCTGTACTTGCATTTTATGTGCCAATGATTGGGGTCTCCACAGTGCACCGCTTTGGGAAGCATGCCCCACACTACCTACATGTCCTCATGTCCAATGTCTACCTCTTTGTGCCTCCTGTGCTCAACCCTCTCATTTATAGCGCCAAGTCAAAGGAGATCCGCCGTGCCATTGTCCGCATGTTTCACCACATTAAGATACGACTTTCATATTTGGCTTCGGAGTCTGCTGTTTATTGTGGCCACAGGCTATAA